The following are encoded in a window of Cytophagia bacterium CHB2 genomic DNA:
- a CDS encoding LacI family transcriptional regulator, which yields MPLSGALAVDCKRRRLPLVLVDSQHHQFDSITVDNQYGAALATQELLRLGYRRFALLAGHYENMRAQARLQDCQNALQEAGIAASAQTVIRSEALGKNAAASAWQSGYAAMKTFLAQQVQEGRASTPLALFVTCDSLVRGALSAVQNAGLRLPQDVAIVAFRDSELAEHSGVMIVRQPQAEIGYQAVKRMLALMKHPGSPPQQVTVKPQLQVQQHGLPAKV from the coding sequence ATGCCGCTCTCCGGCGCTTTGGCGGTGGATTGCAAACGCCGGCGGCTGCCGCTGGTGTTGGTGGACAGCCAGCATCATCAATTCGATTCGATTACGGTTGACAATCAATATGGCGCGGCTCTGGCAACACAGGAATTGCTGCGTCTCGGTTATCGCCGCTTCGCCCTGCTTGCCGGACATTATGAAAACATGCGGGCGCAAGCGCGTTTGCAGGATTGCCAAAACGCCTTGCAGGAAGCGGGGATCGCCGCGTCTGCGCAAACCGTAATTCGAAGCGAGGCGCTCGGGAAAAATGCCGCTGCCTCCGCCTGGCAATCCGGCTATGCCGCCATGAAAACGTTTTTGGCGCAGCAGGTTCAGGAGGGCCGGGCGAGCACGCCGCTCGCGCTGTTTGTCACATGTGATTCGTTGGTGCGTGGCGCGCTCAGCGCCGTGCAAAACGCGGGTCTCCGCCTGCCGCAAGACGTGGCAATCGTGGCATTCCGTGACAGCGAGCTGGCCGAACATAGCGGCGTCATGATTGTGCGCCAGCCCCAGGCCGAAATCGGATATCAAGCCGTCAAGCGCATGCTGGCATTGATGAAGCATCCCGGCTCGCCGCCGCAACAAGTAACGGTGAAGCCGCAACTACAAGTGCAGCAACACGGCCTGCCAGCGAAGGTTTGA